A portion of the Juglans microcarpa x Juglans regia isolate MS1-56 chromosome 1D, Jm3101_v1.0, whole genome shotgun sequence genome contains these proteins:
- the LOC121244096 gene encoding 3-ketoacyl-CoA synthase 1-like: MDNERITAEMAFKDSSSAVIRVRRRLPDFLQSVKLKYVKLGYGYSRSPATILMFVLILPLAISLALKLSNLQLDTVSELWTNRRVLFHNLINTGTTSAGLALILILFCLIFWSKRSRPIYLVDFACYKPDDKLKVTREFFLKMSEDSGAFQEESLQFQRRIMSRSGHGDETYLPKGITSRPPTLSMEEARSEAEAVMFGVVDSILDKTGIKAKDIGILVVNCSLFNPTPSLSSMIVNHFKLRTDVKSYNLGGMGCSAGLISIDLAKDLLNANPNTYALVVSTENITLNWYFGNDRSMLLSNCIFRMGGAAVLLSNRSRDRGRSKYKLVHTVRTHKGADDEDYNCVYQREDEKGTVGVHLSKDLMARAGDALKTNITTLGPLVLPFSEQFIFFVTLVKKKILKAKVKPYIPNFKLAFEHFCVHAGGRGVLDELEKNLQLSEWHLEPSRMTLHRFGNTSSSTLWYELAYTEAKGRVSGGDRVWQIAFGSGFKCNSAVWRAIRTIPVDDSRHNPWVDSIDRYPVKVPVA; encoded by the coding sequence ATGGATAACGAGAGAATAACGGCCGAAATGGCGTTTAAAGACTCGTCCTCCGCAGTTATAAGAGTCCGGCGACGCTTGCCAGATTTCTTACAGTCTGTGAAGCTAAAGTACGTAAAATTAGGCTATGGTTACTCACGCAGCCCGGCCACTATTCTAATGTTCGTTTTGATTTTGCCTCTGGCCATTTCCTTGGCGCTTAAGCTCAGCAATCTGCAACTAGACACCGTGTCTGAGTTATGGACAAACCGGAGAGTTTTGTTCCACAACCTCATTAATACAGGTACAACCTCCGCTGGTCTTGCTTTGATTCTAATCCTTTTCTGCCTGATCTTCTGGTCCAAGCGGTCCAGACCAATTTATCTCGTAGATTTTGCATGTTACAAGCCGGATGACAAACTAAAAGTTACTAGAGAGTTTTTCCTAAAGATGAGTGAAGATAGTGGAGCATTCCAGGAGGAGAGTCTCCAGTTTCAGAGACGAATAATGTCCAGGTCAGGTCATGGTGACGAGACTTATCTACCAAAAGGAATTACGTCCAGACCGCCAACATTAAGCATGGAAGAGGCCCGCTCCGAGGCCGAGGCTGTTATGTTTGGTGTCGTGGATTCAATTCTAGACAAAACCGGAATTAAAGCAAAGGACATTGGAATCCTTGTTGTGAACTGTAGCTTATTCAATCCAACCCCATCTCTCTCCTCCATGATTGTGAACCACTTCAAGCTCCGAACCGACGTTAAGTCCTACAACCTCGGCGGCATGGGTTGCAGCGCTGGCCTTATTTCCATCGACCTCGCAAAAGATCTCCTTAATGCAAACCCAAACACGTATGCCCTCGTCGTAAGCACCGAAAACATTACTCTCAATTGGTACTTCGGCAACGACCGATCGATGTTGTTATCTAATTGCATATTCCGCATGGGGGGTGCGGCCGTGCTGCTATCCAACCGGTCACGGGATCGGGGCCGTTCCAAGTACAAGCTGGTCCACACTGTTCGAACCCACAAAGGCGCGGACGACGAAGATTACAACTGTGTCTATCAAAGAGAGGATGAAAAAGGAACTGTCGGGGTTCATCTCTCTAAAGATTTAATGGCGCGGGCCGGAGATGCATTGAAAACGAATATCACGACCCTGGGTCCTTTGGTTCTGCCATTTTCTGAGCAATTCATCTTCTTTGTTACGttggtgaagaagaagatcctGAAGGCGAAGGTGAAGCCATATATACCGAACTTCAAGCTGGCTTTCGAGCACTTCTGCGTACATGCAGGCGGGAGAGGAGTGTTGGACGAGTTAGAGAAAAACTTACAACTCAGTGAGTGGCACTTAGAGCCGTCGAGGATGACGCTGCATCGTTTCGGGAACACGTCAAGTAGTACGTTATGGTACGAGTTGGCATATACGGAGGCAAAGGGTCGGGTTTCAGGGGGCGACAGGGTCTGGCAGATTGCTTTCGGCTCAGGTTTTAAGTGTAACAGCGCGGTATGGAGAGCGATCAGAACGATTCCGGTGGACGATTCCCGACATAACCCATGGGTTGACTCAATCGATAGGTACCCGGTTAAGGTCCCCGTTGCATAG